One part of the Vitis riparia cultivar Riparia Gloire de Montpellier isolate 1030 chromosome 6, EGFV_Vit.rip_1.0, whole genome shotgun sequence genome encodes these proteins:
- the LOC117915965 gene encoding octanoyltransferase LIP2, mitochondrial isoform X1, which translates to MRVPRSLEVWKMGTVNYLDALKLQDKLVSRRKTHKISDTVLSLQHPPTYTLGKRRTDHNLLVPESDLKTIGAELHYTQRGGDITFHGPHQAILYPIISLRDIGLGARNYVEKLELTMIELASLYGVKARAGGVGETGVWVGERKIGAIGVRISSGITSHGLAFNIDPDLNYFKHIVPCGIADKEVTSLRRETDLVLPTEEVIHEQLISCFARLFGFSDLIWKEDAPILPDNGESE; encoded by the coding sequence ATGAGAGTTCCTCGAAGTCTTGAGGTATGGAAGATGGGCACTGTCAATTACTTGGATGCACTTAAGTTGCAGGATAAGCTTGTCTCCCGTAGAAAAACTCATAAGATTTCAGATACCGTCTTATCACTACAACATCCACCTACATATACGCTTGGGAAACGGCGCACTGATCACAATTTGCTAGTCCCTGAGTCTGACCTTAAAACTATAGGAGCTGAACTGCACTACACACAAAGAGGAGGAGACATTACATTTCATGGTCCACATCAAGCCATCTTATATCCTATTATTTCTCTCAGAGATATTGGACTTGGTGCGAGGAATTATGTTGAAAAACTTGAGTTAACTATGATTGAATTGGCATCTCTATATGGTGTGAAGGCTCGTGCTGGGGGAGTAGGTGAGACAGGAGTTTGGGTTGGAGAGAGAAAAATTGGTGCAATTGGGGTTCGGATTTCATCTGGGATTACCTCTCATGGGTTGGCATTTAACATTGATCCTGATCTAAACTATTTTAAGCATATTGTGCCCTGTGGGATTGCTGATAAAGAAGTTACATCTCTAAGAAGGGAGACAGATTTGGTTCTTCCTACTGAAGAAGTGATCCATGAGCAGTTGATTTCTTGTTTTGCGAGATTGTTTGGTTTTAGTGACCTTATTTGGAAAGAGGATGCTCCAATATTGCCAGATAATGGGGAATCTGAATGA